In Spiroplasma clarkii, the DNA window AAATGAAATTGTTAAATTACTAGTTAGATAATTTAACATATTGAATTATAGATCTTTTCAATTATTATAGTCAAAGTTGTTTACTAAACAATGCAAAAGTTACTGCTAATTCAAATTGAGTTGAGTTGGTTAAAAATGTTACAAAGCTAATAATTTATTGAATATTTTAAATATATAAGTGGTGACTTGTAAAATTGAGCAACCTTTAATGAAGGGGATTTGCAAGAGATCTATTAGAAAGTTAGAAAAATAAGTTTTATCAAAATTGAAGAGTGATTAAAGAATTATCTTTGAACTATGCAGCATGTTACATAAGATAGTCTTTAACAAAGAACTACAATCTTTAAAAATATTAAATATTGTAAAACATAGTATAAAGAAAGCAAAAAGAGAGGGATAAAATTATGAAAAGACTATTAGGATTATTAGCAGCAACAGGATTAGTTGCAAGTACAAGCATAACGGTTGTTGCATGTAGTGACAATGATGAGGTGGTAATATTTGATTCCATTGAATTATCAAATGAAAAATTATCAACAGATGTTAAAAATATTACAATTGCTGAATTTATTGAAGGGAAGGACAGTTTAATATTTGAATCAAATGCAGCAACAGGAAAGTCAATTATTACTACCAGTCAACTTACTAAATTCAATGCTAGCACTTTAAAAACAGATGTTAAAATTGGTTTAAAAGAAATTACAACAGCACTTGCACAAGACATAAATGAGGAAATAACTATAAAATATGAAAATACAGTTTTAGGAAAAATTGTAGTTAAAATTAAATCGGGAACAACAAATCTTGAAGCACCACAAGTTCCAACAATTAATTTGGTTGGTGCTGAGAATGTTTCAATTGATCTTATTAATGAGAATAAAGTTAAAGCTGTAACGATTTCAAATCACACTGAATTAGGAAAAATCTTAGTTACTTCTAATAACACAGATGTAGCTTCAGTATCTGAATCTGCAGGAACAATTACACTAACTGGAGTTGGTGTTGGAAGTGCTAAAATTACAGTTTCATCATCAGTGGATGGAGTGTTGGATGTGTTTTTCAATGTTCAAATTTTGGATAGCACTCAAATACCAATACCTGAAATCATTCTAGATGGAGCTGAAGATGTAAAAATTAATTTGAGTAGTGAAGACAAAACTAAAACTGTAGTAATTTCAAATTACACTGAATTAGGTGAAATCTTAGTTACTTCTAATAACACAGACATAGCTACAGTTAGCGAATTTGCAGGAACAATTACACTAACTGGAGTTGGTGTTGGAATCACAGAAATTATAGTTTCATCTTCAATTGGAGAAATACAAAATAAGTAATTTTCAATTGAAGTTTTTGAAAATACTACACCCAAAATTATTTTGGCAGGCGCTGAAAATATTGAAATAGTTTCATCAAGTGAAGACAAAACTGCTATTGTTACAATTTTGAATTATGAAAATTTAGGAGAGATCAGCGTTGGATCTTTATCAATGTTCATAGCAAGTGCTGAGTATGATGACAATGGTGTAATCACTATTACAGCAGGGTTTTCTACTGGAGATGCAGAAATTGTTGTTCAATCATCACTTGATGAAGTTGAAAATGTATCATTTAATGTAAAAGTAATTTAAAACAATAATTTAAGAACCAAAATTAATGAGAGAAGGTTAAAAATATGAAAAAACTATTAACTTTATTAGCCGCAGTTGGGTTAACAACAGCAACCTCAAATGGTGTTATTGCATGTAAAGGATCAATTTTAAAAAATCTCGAAGTTGATTCAGATCTTGCAATTGCAGTTAGAAACTATTTAATTAGTGACAATGTCTTAGGGCACACTGATGTGTTGCTGGCTGAAAAGAATTCAGAACAAATTAAATTGCTATCTGAAAAAATTATTGACCTTTTAAAAGCAAAAGAAAATTTAAAGTTAGATTTTGAAGGAGAAAGTGTTGAAATAAAAGTAGCTTCATTTGTATTGGTTGATGGTCAAATCATTGTGGAAGTTAATAAAGAAAACACTAAAAAAACAATTGGTTTTAGTCTTGAAAATATTCCAGCACTTAACTTTGTTGAAGTAAACAAATTAAATGGAAGTGAAATGATTAGAACCAATACTGAAATTAGTGCCAAAAAATTTAGTATTAAAAAAGAATTAAACTTAAATTCCAATTATGAATCAGAAATATTCTTTGAATCAAATGCAATGATTAGTGGTTCAGGTAAGGGGGTTCAAAAGGTTTCAGGTAAAGTAACAGTTGGAGCCGAATTTATCAGCAGTAGTGCTGAGTTTGATTTAGAAATAAACCTTATAAATTCAATAGACACTTTAGCTGCATTAGTAAAATCTGCTTGAAGTTCAAATACCTATGCAAATGGACTTACAACTTATGATTGAGCAGTTTACGGTTTAATGCCAAGTTCATTGCATGATGCAATTGCTTTGCATACAGGTGATTCATTAACTGGGAAGTACTTATTTAAAAGTGGAAGCGGTTTTGCTTTATATGATGCAAAAACTGAACAACAAGTTACTAACTTTAAAGAAGATGATTACCAATGATTGGTAAATAATTCTGGTAGACTTTATGAATTTGATAATACTAAATATGCAATAGATAAATTTAAAAGTAATAATGGAATGAGTTTCATATATGGAGGAATACTTGCTATTCAACTTGCTGAAGGTGGAATAGAAGCTTTAATGAAAAGAGCAGATAATGCTCAAACAATTGAAGAAGCAAAAGACATTGGTATTGTCGGAGATGCTTTCAATTGAGAAAGAAGACTAAGCGCAGCTCATTGTTTTGCAGATTACTTCAACAAATATGTTCATCAAGGAGAAAAAACAAATCCACTTGATGACACCACAACAATTTATGTTAAAAATAAAGAATTTAGTGTAACACAAGGAAGTAAGACAAGCACTTACACAATAATTGCAGTTGACCCAAAAATTAATGACCCAGAAACAATTGGTTATTATGGCTATAAAGATCAAGGTTTGATCTTTACAGTAATAATGCAACCAATGAAGTGCAATACATGGAAATGTCCATGGATCAATTCTTTGAATTTAATAAACTACATGCAGACACTCCTGCAATGGTTTTAAGTGATTACACAAACTAAATAAAATAGATACACAATATAAAAGTCTAGAATTTGACATAGGTATTGTGTTTTTTATTAAACTAGGGCACTGTGGGGTTTTTATTGAAAATTATATAAAATTTTCCATTTTTGGAATATGGTTCCAAAAAATCTATTGCCTTAATTTTTCAAAATTTTAAAATAATAATGCGGAGAAATCCGATAGAAAGATAATTAAATGAAAAAATTAAACAGTTATTTAAAAATTTTAGCAAGTGTTGGTTTGGTTGCAACTTCAACTATTTCAGTAGTTTCATGTACAGCAAAAGCAAAAACTGATGGTAATGTAAAAACTTGAAAAGGTGCAAAAGCAGCTGAAAATAGTGGAAGTCAACTAACTTATACAAGTGAATTTAGCACAGGATATAAAACTAAGGCTGATATTACAAGACAGTCAAATAGTGGAACACCATTTGGTAAATATTGAATGCCAAACGGTCAAAGCGAAAGTGATTTTGGATATACTGATAATGATGACCTTATTAACAGTTTTTTAGATTATGATCCAAATACTGATAAAGATGCAAAATACAATCGTGCATCAATTAAGTTACAAGAAAGAAAACTAACTGAAGGATCTAACTCTGTCCAAGACAAAACTGGTAATGTTCAACATAATGCAATGGGTGTTGTAAATAAAAATACTTCAGGAACTCCTGCCCAAGGTAGTTTCCAGTTTGATAATTACAACTTTACAAATTGACAATATGTTGACCAGTATACAGCTTGAGCTGGAGCAATCAATGAAGGTATCATAGTTTTACCAACTGCAGATATTATTGATGCTGCACATAAAAATGGTACAGAAATTATGGGTATCATTTACTTTGATGGTTACTTTGGTTTAACAGAGCAAACATTAGCAAGATTCTTTGAAAAATATGGTGCTGGAAACTACAAAATTGTAGACAGACTAATTGAGGTTGCTGAATATTTTGGATTTGATGGATGACTTTGAAATAATGAAGCAAATGCAACCTCTGTAATTGTTAATGAAGCAGAAGTTACAGAAGTAATGAAACAATATGTGAAAAAGGTTAAAGAAAAAAATTCTAACCTAAAAATCACAATGTACACTGACCATGGAGGCCTAGCTGATAACAACAGTAAAACAAATTTAGCAAAGGGTTACTTGGATGGTGGAGCAAATAACTACATTAGTGACTTTAATCCTTCAATTGCAGCAGACACAGATGCATATATCAAAGCAAATGATCTAGAAAAATATCGTTGAAAAAACCACAATATGATTAACATTAACAAAGCTAAATCAGAAGTGGAAAGTGGAGATATTAACTTTGATAGATTAATAAAAGTTGAAAATGGTGATGATTTAGACTTTGCCACTGGTTTAGCCACATTTGCACTAGCAGACACTTACAAAGACTTTACAAGTGCTGTTGGTGGAGTTGGTATTAACAAAGCACTTAATGTTGCTCAAAAATTCAGAGAATTGGATAGAAAAATGTTTAGTGGAACCACTGGTGATCCATCAAAACTAGGGCAATCAGGTGCCGGTTCAGGAATTGGATCTGTTATAAATGAAAGAACAGTTTTAACCAATCCAGAATTTGTCACAAATTTCTCAACAGGTCAAGGAATAAAATACTTCCAAGAAGGTAAAATGATTGAAAATTCAATTTGAAATCATCGTGGAGTTATGGACATCATGCCAACCTACCAATGAATTATTGAAAATGGTGGAGGTAATAATTTTGATGCGGACTTCACATATTCAAAAGCCTTTAGTAAAGGAAATGCCTTGAGATTTGCTTCAAGCAATTATAGTACTGAAAATGGTGAATATGAAGGTGGAACCTTAAAAGAAAATGGAACAACTAAGGTTAAATTATTTAGTGGTGACATTCCAATTACAGATCAAGTAATGCAAATTAATTTATCAGCAGTTGCTGGTGCAAAAGACTTACTTGGAAGTTCAAATAATTCATTAGATGTTAAGTTTAATCTAGAATTTACAGACAATACTTCAAAAGTGGTTGAGGCAGTAAATAATGGATTTATTAAAGGTTCAGAAAACTGATATGACTTAAGTGCAAACTTGAGTGAATTTACAGGAAAAAACCTAAAATCAATTGGATTAATTTTTGAAGGTACCCAAGATCAGTCTGGTGTTTTCATTGATTTAGGTCAAATGAGTTTAGCAAAATCAGCAAAAACTGAAAACATTGAATTTGTTGATGACATTAATTTTGAATATGTAATTTCAGATTCAGAATTTGCAAATATTAGAATGTATTGAAATGAAGCTTCAACAAAAGGTGACAGATATGAAATCTATCAAATTGTTGACGGCAAAGAAGTATTTTTAGGAACAACAAGAACAAATGCTTACTTCCTACAAGATGTAGATTTAAGTAAAAGTAAAAAATTTGCAATTAAAAATATTTCAAACTACAATTCAGAGAATTTTAAAACAACAATTAGAGAATTAAAATAAAAGAAAGAAGGAAACTTTATGAAGAAACTTTTAACATTATTATCGATAGTGGGGATTACTTCAGCAACAACTAGTGGAGTGGTTGCTTGTAAACCAAAAACAGAAGATACAATTACAGAATCTGAAAAAGCAACAGCTGCAAAACAGTATCTTATGACTGAAGAAGTTATTGGTCACAAAGACTTAATAATTTCTACAAATAATTCTGAAGAACTTACTAAAATGGCAGAAAAAATAGTTGAAATATTTAAAACTAAAACAGATTTAAAATTTGACTTTGAAGGTGAAAGTGTTGAAATTGATAGTTCAACATTTGCAGTTAAAGGTTCAGGTATTACAGTAAGTGCCAAACAAGGTGATGTAACAGAAGTACTTGAATTTAAATGAGAAACAGCTACTGAAATTAATTTAGTTGTTGTTGAAAAATTACAAGGTAAAGAAATAATGAAATCAGCTGCAGAAATTACTGCAAAAGAATTTAGTATTAAAAAAGATTTAAATTTACAATCAAGTTATGCATCAGATATTACCTTTAAATCAACAGCAATTGATGGAGCTAGCATAACTGTTCAAGAAGTTACAGGTGATGTTAAAGTGGGAGATGATTTCTTAACTACAAGCACTGAATTTAGTTTAAAAATTAGTTTAGTTAATTCAGTAAATACTTTGAATGAATTAGCAAAATCTGCATGAAAATCAAACACATTTGTAAATGGAATTCCAACATATGATGGTGGTGTTTATGGAATTATTCCAAGTTCATTACATGATGCAATTGCTTTACATACTGGTGATAATTTAACTGGTAAGTACATTTTTATTAAAGAAATGACAGGAAGAGCTTTACAAAAAGCCGACATTAATCCAGATGATGGAACAATTAAAGAGGACTTTAC includes these proteins:
- a CDS encoding lipoprotein, encoding MKRLLGLLAATGLVASTSITVVACSDNDEVVIFDSIELSNEKLSTDVKNITIAEFIEGKDSLIFESNAATGKSIITTSQLTKFNASTLKTDVKIGLKEITTALAQDINEEITIKYENTVLGKIVVKIKSGTTNLEAPQVPTINLVGAENVSIDLINENKVKAVTISNHTELGKILVTSNNTDVASVSESAGTITLTGVGVGSAKITVSSSVDGVLDVFFNVQILDSTQIPIPEIILDGAEDVKINLSSEDKTKTVVISNYTELGEILVTSNNTDIATVSEFAGTITLTGVGVGITEIIVSSSIGEIQNK
- a CDS encoding lipoprotein; translated protein: MKKLLTLLAAVGLTTATSNGVIACKGSILKNLEVDSDLAIAVRNYLISDNVLGHTDVLLAEKNSEQIKLLSEKIIDLLKAKENLKLDFEGESVEIKVASFVLVDGQIIVEVNKENTKKTIGFSLENIPALNFVEVNKLNGSEMIRTNTEISAKKFSIKKELNLNSNYESEIFFESNAMISGSGKGVQKVSGKVTVGAEFISSSAEFDLEINLINSIDTLAALVKSAWSSNTYANGLTTYDWAVYGLMPSSLHDAIALHTGDSLTGKYLFKSGSGFALYDAKTEQQVTNFKEDDYQWLVNNSGRLYEFDNTKYAIDKFKSNNGMSFIYGGILAIQLAEGGIEALMKRADNAQTIEEAKDIGIVGDAFNWERRLSAAHCFADYFNKYVHQGEKTNPLDDTTTIYVKNKEFSVTQGSKTSTYTIIAVDPKINDPETIGYYGYKDQGLIFTVIMQPMKCNTWKCPWINSLNLINYMQTLLQWF
- a CDS encoding endo-beta-N-acetylglucosaminidase, with amino-acid sequence MKKLNSYLKILASVGLVATSTISVVSCTAKAKTDGNVKTWKGAKAAENSGSQLTYTSEFSTGYKTKADITRQSNSGTPFGKYWMPNGQSESDFGYTDNDDLINSFLDYDPNTDKDAKYNRASIKLQERKLTEGSNSVQDKTGNVQHNAMGVVNKNTSGTPAQGSFQFDNYNFTNWQYVDQYTAWAGAINEGIIVLPTADIIDAAHKNGTEIMGIIYFDGYFGLTEQTLARFFEKYGAGNYKIVDRLIEVAEYFGFDGWLWNNEANATSVIVNEAEVTEVMKQYVKKVKEKNSNLKITMYTDHGGLADNNSKTNLAKGYLDGGANNYISDFNPSIAADTDAYIKANDLEKYRWKNHNMININKAKSEVESGDINFDRLIKVENGDDLDFATGLATFALADTYKDFTSAVGGVGINKALNVAQKFRELDRKMFSGTTGDPSKLGQSGAGSGIGSVINERTVLTNPEFVTNFSTGQGIKYFQEGKMIENSIWNHRGVMDIMPTYQWIIENGGGNNFDADFTYSKAFSKGNALRFASSNYSTENGEYEGGTLKENGTTKVKLFSGDIPITDQVMQINLSAVAGAKDLLGSSNNSLDVKFNLEFTDNTSKVVEAVNNGFIKGSENWYDLSANLSEFTGKNLKSIGLIFEGTQDQSGVFIDLGQMSLAKSAKTENIEFVDDINFEYVISDSEFANIRMYWNEASTKGDRYEIYQIVDGKEVFLGTTRTNAYFLQDVDLSKSKKFAIKNISNYNSENFKTTIRELK